Below is a genomic region from Rosa chinensis cultivar Old Blush chromosome 5, RchiOBHm-V2, whole genome shotgun sequence.
ccttatgaatccctgcaaggaATTAGTGATATGCACAGAAGAACCAGTGTCAAACCACCAAGAGTTTAATGGGACAAAAATTAGGTTtgactcaaaacaaacattAACGTAAAAAATACCTTTCTTTGCCAGCCACTTTTTGTACTTTTCACAGTCCTTCTTCATGTGGTTTGGCTTTTTGCAAAAGAAACATTTGAAATTCTTGTTTTTGGCAGACTTAAAGTTGTGAGATCCCTTATGTGATAGATGAGTACTCTTAGCAACAGTACCAGAAGGTTTGGCAGCATTAGGAAACTTACTTGAACTCGAGGCTCCATTCTTCTTACCATGACCAGAATGCACCAGATTGACATTCTCCACCTTTTCTTGCTTaagcctttcttcttcttgagagCAAATGGAGATCAGCTCATTCAAATCCCATGCTCCCTTCTGTGTGTTGTATGCCACTTGCAGTTGTGCAAACTTAGGTGGTAGTGAGTGGAGTGCCTGATAGACAAGGAGAGGCTCTGGCACTGGAATAGCCAAACCATTCAGTTTGCTTGCTATTTCAATGAGTTTCAGAATGTGTACCCTCACACCTTTGCGTTCATCATATTTCAAGTTGCTGAAAGCGTGCATCAGGTTAGTAGCTTTAGCTTTCTCAGACTCCTTGAATTTCTCTCTCACTGCTTCAAGAAAGGCCTTGGCTTTGTCTCCGCTAGGAATAGCCCATCGCACAGATTCTGCCACTGATTTCTTCATTATGAGTAGGGCCATTCTATTGGCCTTTTCCCATTTTTCGAACTTCTTCTTTTGCTCATCGGTGCTTGCTTCAGTTATTGGAGCAGGTTCCTCCTCTCGTAAGACTATGTCATAGTCCATCAGTCCTAGCACAATCTTGAGGTCGTCTTCCCATTTCTTGAAATTACCTCCTGTCAGTGTCTCTATGTTCAAGTTGGAGAAACCAGAAGCATTGACAACTGAAGAAAACAAGGTTTATCAGATTAGTATATGCTTtcactttatactactaatcaATTAGAACAATAAACTTTATTTGCCCTTTTGAACCCTTACTGTACTGCATGTTTATATATCACCTTTGGGCAGAAATACAACAATGCATGGAAATTCTCTTTATTGCATTACAATTATGCAGAATATTATGTTATTTGAATAAGTTCCACATCTTTGGATAGAAGAAAATATCCATAACAAACATCTCATAAACTTAATGCACTAATCTGAGTTAAAAAAACAGATAAGCTATTTCTTTGGAATTTCGATCATCTGTTATAACTAAGATCACAACATTGGCCTATGTACTTCAGACTTTGAATaagaaaacattaaaacaaatcCACTTTGGCAGAAAAGATTCATTATTTTCCTAAACTAGGCCAAAACCATATCACCACACTTTCAATATGCATAGTGTACTTTTCTTCATATAATGGAGACTGAAAAGGGTTAGATGCATCAACACAAGAAACAACActcgttatatatatacatatattgatGTTCATTAAGATAATCATACCCATATCGAAGCGGAAGCTAGAGTCTTTTGAGATTGAACACatcaaaatatattatatatatcaaaCTATCTCAGTCAAATAACAAGGTTCCAGTATTAATACAAACTGGAGATCATAACATTGAGGTTGATGAGTAAGCTGAATTCATTTCATCATAGGAGAACTTTTCACGATAGAACAAGAAAATCCCAGAAtcttaaagaaaaattaaaacatCATACCTTGTTCAGCTTACAACACCTGAAATTCAGTTAATTTAACACAAATATAGCCTAGAATTTTTCAAGCGAAACTTATGAAGTCATCATAATAGTATAAGTTGATGGGATCAGTGAATATGGTGAATAGAAGAAAGCCCCAAATAAGCAAATAAGCAATCTGGGTTCTTCAGGTCGGCAAAAGCCGAGTTTTATTCTTTTATCATAGAACACCGACAAGAATatataaaactaaagaaacaaAGCCACATTCACAAAGCCCCCAATCTAGTCTAGTGGTATGTTCCTGCTTTGGGTGTGGGAGACCCGAGTTCGAATCCCCGAatccacaaatatatatatatatatatatatatattttttttttaactataaGACAAACAAAAGCATACAAGGCTACTGCTTCTGATCATATATACTCCTGATTAACAAGTATTCCTTAACAATTATACAATTGCACTTTACAACGAATTCTAAGCACATAgacatgctctgataccacatgTTAGAAGAACATAAAACCATCAGTCTTGATGTGCATAGAACTACATTGACATGTTACATCATAATTAAGTAAGAATGATTAGAAGCAGCTAGAAAGACTACCTGAAGAAGAAGCCATCAGTGCTTGGTGCAAAAGGAAGACTTCTACTCTCTTACTGCAGCTTTTCTCAACTAGTAAATAGGACTAGTGCTTTTAGAACGTGTATAGCAGTGAGAGCAGGGACCTCCTTTTATATTGATACTATACTAACTAATCCCACCTATTAAGGGATTCAAAAGCATACTGCAGTATCTTAACAACCAAATCTGCATCTCAGAAACTAGTAGTTCCACTTTCATAGGATATTCAAATTACATGTCAAAGACTCTACTTAGACAAAGTCAAATGTAATTATCTGCCACGTATAATTAACCAAGCCCAAAACTAAAACTAACATTCTGATCGAGCACTATCTTTATTTATACTTGCTTCAAACACACCCCCATTGTAGCTGTTGGGGTATTTTAAGAAAGTGGTCAGAGTGGTAGTGCGAGGTTGCCACTTCATTTCAAATAAGCTAAACGATATCAGAGTTTAAATGAGGGGAGGATCTAGCTAGCAGCTAGGTAGGGTTTTGAGTTCTAAGACAACCCATCGGCGCGAGGTTTTCTGACCCACGCTTTGTACGCGGATGACCATTATACCCATATCTCTTCAATATTTTCATGTGGATTAGCACTATAAAGCATCATGGACAACATATATAATCAAAATTTCACGAATTAAAGaattaaattatatatatatatatgagaaattATATCCACACATCTCTATCCACTTGATACACACCCCcaattttttgaagaaaaaaaattaaatagtttTTTACCCTTTTAAGAGAGAGAGCTTGCCACAACATTCATTGCAGTTCTATCCAATCAGCCTCTCATTTATACTCGTCATTGTAGGTCATTTTATTCATATTATTCATTTATCAATCATGGTTCTTATTTTTAATCAATTCTCTGAATAATAGGATATATGATTACTCAATCTACTATCTCGCCTATATATCTGTGCCACCATCTTTTTGCACTCGATCTACTTAGATATTGATACATATCTGTGCCATCATCTCCACCCTTGCACAACAGGAAAATAGGTCATTTATAGCGCGCAAAAAAGGCCGTAAATGAATTTATCTATTGTTTTTATCTATTGACTTTATCCTAAACTCTTGTATTAGAAGCCAATTAGCTTGCTTTTATCTATTGTTTCTCTAgtgttctcttcttttttgttttcaagttGCTCTGTACTAAGATTTGAATAACAAAAGATTTCAAGTTCTTTAATTATACCTAAGAAAAAAATGACAGCTATCCTCTCTCTCATCTTGCGAcggcaaaccctagccctaggGTTTTTGCAGTCGAGTTTCTTGGCCTCCGATGAGTCTTTTTCTCCTCGTGAAGCCTGTCTACCGCCCTCCTCGAGGTCGTGGTTCCCCACTGTTCAACGTGTGGGCTATGGTATCCAATTCCTGATTTCAAACCTTAACAGCGGTGCTCACGGGGTGTTTGGTAGGGTTTGTGATTGCTTGAAGGACTCTCACCGGGGGAGACTATGCTCCGATGCGATTTTGTGTGCGACAATTAGCATCTGGGATCCTGGATTTGCCTCTTCTCTTTTGCGGGGCAGAAGGAGTTGCTGCGATGGTGCCCGGGCAGGTTTGGTGGATGCAATTGGCAACGGGGGATTTTGGTTCCAATCTGGGAAGCCGTCCAACCTTGGCCGGAGGCTGGGTCTGATTTGGAATTCTAGAGCGTGGTGGGTGGCTTCTGAGTGGAAGGCCACTCCTCCTCCTGGTAGTGGTTGATCCTCAATCTTCGACATGCTGGTTGTATGGGCGGGGCTGCGTCGGAATAGGGCTGGAAGTTTGGGTGCGGAGGGTCCAGCTGCTTTTTTCTTCTCCTGGGGCGACGTAACTGATGGTGGTGGTGTGCAGCTTGATTGGGCACCCAGAATTTTGGGTGACCAGAGCAATTTATGCTGGGCCTGGGCATCttttgcttgggtttgggcaTTGCTTCCGGTCAGCCTCTTGTTGGCTAAGGTTCTTAGGCCCAATCAATTTTGCGTTAGCATTTGGGATCCCGGAGGAGCCCCCTCTACGCAAGGTGGTCCTAGATTCTGTCAATTAAGTTGGGgttttttattgttcttttctTGCCCTAACATTGTCTAGGTTCTAGTTCTGGGTCATATTACCATAGTGATTTCATTTGGTTGCTTTAGGGTAACCTGCATGGCTTGATATTGACGTGGCCCTCTCGGGGTAGGTCATGTTGTGTAATCACATATATTCGAATATATGAAAGGCGTGACgtactatttcaaaaaaaaaaaaaaagttgctcTGTACTAGTTTCTGAGATCTTCCATCGAGTTTAATTGAATATCATTTCccagccaaaaagaaaaagaaggaagtaAGGAGAATGATGTTCTATGATTACACACAACTGATTCTAGTAAACTGTCCTTTATTTAGTTTGGCTCATCAGTACCATCCCCTTCTTCTTTAGTTTTGTCATCGTCTGTCATCACCATCTCTTTGTCAAACTAGCAACCTCCATGGTAATTCActcttaaatttttgttttttcacaTGGTGAGGGCATAAGAGGAAGTTTGAGggaaaattttgacaaaaaaaggTCAGAGAGTGTATTTAGCTAGTATTTAAGGGTGTGCAgataaaatttatatatataattatacatatatatatgtgtgtgtgtgtgtgtgtgtgtgtggttttGGCAACGTGGTTTATGAATGAATGCATGATTAATCTACCATAAGAATTAAGATTTATTCAATCAGTTAAATCATTCTAATTAATAGCATAATTAGGGTTCAAAATATATGTGAGCTAGAGTCCGGAAAGTTTCTTCGTAGCTTAAGAAAAATGTTCAATGCATTAACCATATCATATATTTCCAGACTATAACCTAAGTACCTATTACCTACCTAACAAAGTATCAATGATGGAATATGGTAATAGTttcttttaatgaaataaacaaATATGATTAAGAATTTGTTCTTAGAGAATATTTGTCTGGTGCGAAGTTGTCATTtatttgtcctttttttttttttcagaaaagaaaatacATAAAAGAGATCAAATTATCTAGGGATCTTGTAAAGTTGTAAATACATCATATATTCAAAAAAACAAGCAAAGGAATTACAGGTGGAGGACAATTGTTACAACTATATAGTTTTGTGAATACAATTGTCCTAAGGTTTTTGGCAACAGAGAACTTTCATTAGGCAAAGAAGTGAAAGAaccaaacaagaacaaacgcagCACCTCAAAAAAAGGAGGCAAAAATAGAAAACCCAAAGAAAACAGAGCCTTAATGAGGGCAAGGCAACCCATCATACAATAAGATATtagagagagaggaaggcaGATGTGAAACCCAGTTCACAGGGCACTTCCCACTGTTAGCAAGACCAGCAACAAGATCTGCAGCTTGGTTTGCCTTCCTGCTGGTCCAGTGCCAGCTAATTTGCCGGATTTGAGAGAATAACCGGGCTTGGGAGATCAAGTTAACAACTTTCCAGTCAACAGGGGCGGTGGGAGAGGATAAGGCAGTGATGAGAACTTGCGAATCAGATTCCACCATAATAGGGACATGAGGGAACGAGCGAGCCACAGATAAAGCTTCGGAAATAGCTAAATGCTTCAGCCACCAGAGGGGAAAGAGCTTTGCAGGTAAAAGAGGATCCTGCTATCAGTTGACCTGTGTGGTTTCTTACAATAACAGCCACACCACAAGACAAGGTAGAGGAGTTCCAAGATGCATCAGTGTTGAATTTCAGAGAATGAGGAGGGGGAGGGCACCATCGAGAATGAGTAATAGAAGGGGGCCGGGATGGGGGCAGCCGGGTGGATTGATAGATAACAATCCTGGACTCTAAAAACTCTTGAGCAGCAGAGGCTGCAGTGGTGGCTACATGGATTGGATTAGGGGTAAGGTGATTAAAAACGCAATGGCATCGGTGTTTCCATATACGCCAAAGGAGAAAAGAGAGGTGGGTATGGACCTGAGTATCACAAGGTAATGAGCTGATTTGGGAAAGCCAACAATCAAAAGTAGTGAGGCGGTTAAAAGGGACTCTATAGGTAAAAGCATG
It encodes:
- the LOC112203702 gene encoding uncharacterized protein LOC112203702, with protein sequence MVVNASGFSNLNIETLTGGNFKKWEDDLKIVLGLMDYDIVLREEEPAPITEASTDEQKKKFEKWEKANRMALLIMKKSVAESVRWAIPSGDKAKAFLEAVREKFKESEKAKATNLMHAFSNLKYDERKGVRVHILKLIEIASKLNGLAIPVPEPLLVYQALHSLPPKFAQLQVAYNTQKGAWDLNELISICSQEEERLKQEKVENVNLVHSGHGKKNGASSSSKFPNAAKPSGTVAKSTHLSHKGSHNFKSAKNKNFKCFFCKKPNHMKKDCEKYKKWLAKKGIHKEEVSN